The following are from one region of the Pseudomonas putida genome:
- a CDS encoding MFS transporter: protein MNPSLAAAQPAATGLSRALVALLAFCCGAIVANIYYAQPIVGLIAPDLGLSTEHASLIVSLTQLGYALGLLLLVPLADLLENRRLMVATAVLACISLLLAGTSSTGQGQLFLGYALLIGFSSVAVQMLIPLAAHLAPEQQRGRVVGNIMGGLLLGILLARPLSSLVADYFGWRAVFIGAAGVMLAIILLLALTLPRRVPEHKASYAGLMLSLLTLLRRYPLLRQRALYQALMFAAFSLYWTAVPMALATQHGLSQSQIAVFALVGAVGAVAAPLAGRLADAGHARAGSLLALLLAPAALLLGLTVPGYSVIGLGLTGVLLDFAVQMNMVIGQREVYALDPASRGRLNAVYMTSIFLGGALGSAVASAVFSQFGWHGVALVGAGLPGVALLIFVAKARRG, encoded by the coding sequence ATGAATCCCTCCCTTGCCGCCGCGCAGCCTGCAGCCACCGGCCTCAGCCGGGCCCTGGTCGCCTTGCTGGCGTTCTGTTGCGGCGCGATCGTCGCCAATATCTACTATGCCCAGCCCATCGTCGGGCTGATCGCCCCGGACCTGGGGCTCTCCACCGAGCATGCCAGCCTGATCGTTTCGCTCACGCAGCTGGGCTATGCCCTGGGCCTGCTGTTGCTGGTACCGCTGGCCGATCTGCTGGAAAACCGCCGCTTGATGGTGGCCACCGCCGTGCTCGCTTGCATCAGCCTGCTGCTGGCTGGCACCAGCAGCACTGGCCAGGGCCAGTTGTTCCTTGGCTATGCGCTGTTGATCGGGTTCAGTTCCGTGGCGGTGCAGATGCTCATCCCGCTGGCGGCACACCTGGCGCCGGAGCAGCAGCGTGGGCGGGTGGTCGGCAATATCATGGGCGGCCTGCTGCTGGGTATCCTGCTGGCGCGGCCGTTGTCCAGCCTGGTGGCCGACTACTTCGGCTGGCGTGCGGTGTTCATTGGCGCTGCCGGGGTGATGCTGGCGATCATCCTGTTGCTGGCCCTGACCTTGCCGCGGCGGGTGCCCGAGCACAAGGCCAGCTATGCCGGGCTGATGCTGTCGCTGCTCACGCTGCTGCGCCGGTATCCCTTGCTGCGCCAGCGTGCGCTGTACCAGGCGTTGATGTTCGCGGCGTTCAGCCTCTACTGGACGGCGGTGCCGATGGCCCTGGCCACCCAGCATGGCTTGTCGCAGAGCCAGATTGCGGTGTTCGCCCTGGTGGGCGCGGTGGGCGCCGTTGCCGCACCGCTGGCCGGCCGCCTGGCCGATGCCGGGCATGCCCGCGCCGGGTCGCTGCTGGCGTTGCTGCTGGCACCGGCGGCACTGTTGCTCGGGCTGACGGTACCGGGCTACAGCGTGATCGGCCTGGGCCTGACCGGTGTGCTGCTGGATTTTGCAGTGCAGATGAACATGGTCATCGGCCAGCGTGAGGTGTACGCGCTGGACCCGGCCAGCCGCGGGCGGCTGAATGCGGTGTACATGACCAGCATCTTCCTGGGTGGGGCGCTGGGTTCGGCGGTGGCCAGTGCGGTGTTCAGCCAGTTCGGCTGGCACGGTGTGGCACTGGTTGGTGCGGGGTTGCCGGGGGTGGCCTTGCTCATCTTCGTTGCCAAAGCGCGCCGGGGTTGA
- a CDS encoding LysE family transporter yields the protein MALDTWLIYLLASIGLSLTPGPNSLLALTHGALYGARRALFTIVGGVFGFSALIALAMFGLSALLQASASVLSVLKWVGGAYLIWLGIQLWRSPGLHLELTAQSARLGNAGLFRQGLLSAMANPKVLLFYGAFLPQFIDPQRGLLLQFVVMAATFASVEFLVEYLLARLAFRIRPWLAKGGKGFNRCCGSLFALIGVALPLGR from the coding sequence ATGGCACTCGACACCTGGCTCATTTACCTGCTGGCGAGCATCGGCCTGTCGCTGACCCCGGGCCCCAACAGCCTGCTGGCCCTGACCCACGGGGCCCTGTATGGCGCACGCCGGGCGTTGTTCACTATCGTCGGCGGCGTGTTTGGTTTCAGCGCCCTGATCGCCCTGGCCATGTTCGGCCTCAGTGCATTGCTGCAGGCCTCGGCCTCGGTGCTGAGCGTGCTCAAGTGGGTGGGCGGCGCCTATCTGATCTGGCTGGGCATCCAGCTGTGGCGCAGCCCGGGCCTGCACCTGGAACTGACCGCGCAAAGCGCGCGACTGGGCAATGCCGGCTTGTTCCGCCAAGGCCTGCTGTCGGCAATGGCCAACCCCAAGGTGCTGCTGTTCTATGGCGCTTTCCTGCCGCAGTTCATCGATCCACAGCGTGGGTTGCTGCTGCAGTTCGTAGTGATGGCGGCAACCTTTGCCAGCGTCGAGTTCCTGGTGGAATACCTGCTGGCGCGCCTGGCGTTTCGCATCCGGCCATGGCTGGCGAAGGGCGGCAAAGGCTTCAACCGCTGCTGCGGCAGCCTGTTTGCCTTGATTGGTGTGGCGTTGCCGCTTGGGCGGTAG
- a CDS encoding helix-turn-helix domain-containing protein, producing MLPDIRLLILPLPDFALLPFGAFLDKLRFSADDEDYSQQRYCSWTVAGLTLDPVPSSSGAVVQVEAVAGQLELAGFDYLVVFGGRNAMATAALAPRYRALLRQAGKAGVKLVGVDNGAFLLAACGLLQGHKVVVHWRHEAEFRAAFPHLQVLTEQLYCIDGSRITCAGGTAAIDLAVALLSRACGRARALKGLADMLVDETRDSRHALRSLELGAGQGRQVQRAQALMRHHLGTRLTAEQLAAELGISRRQLDRQFHASHGMSTKAWWLELRLQQARWRLLNSSHSLAQIADEVGLGDASYLGKCVRRRFGCTALELRCHVEN from the coding sequence ATGCTGCCCGATATACGCTTGCTGATCTTGCCGTTACCGGATTTCGCCCTGCTGCCGTTCGGTGCCTTTCTCGACAAGTTGCGTTTCAGCGCTGACGACGAGGATTACAGCCAGCAGCGCTACTGCAGTTGGACCGTGGCAGGGCTGACCCTCGACCCTGTACCGTCGAGCAGTGGCGCAGTGGTGCAGGTCGAGGCTGTCGCGGGCCAGCTCGAGCTGGCCGGTTTCGATTACCTGGTGGTGTTCGGCGGGCGCAACGCCATGGCCACTGCCGCCCTGGCGCCTCGCTACCGGGCCTTGCTCAGGCAGGCCGGCAAGGCGGGCGTCAAGCTGGTGGGGGTCGACAACGGCGCGTTCCTGTTGGCCGCGTGCGGATTGTTACAGGGGCACAAGGTAGTGGTGCACTGGCGCCACGAAGCCGAATTTCGTGCGGCCTTCCCGCATCTGCAGGTGCTGACCGAGCAACTGTATTGCATCGACGGAAGCCGCATAACTTGCGCCGGCGGCACCGCCGCCATTGACCTGGCCGTCGCGCTGTTGTCACGTGCCTGCGGGCGAGCCCGTGCGCTCAAGGGCCTGGCCGACATGCTGGTGGATGAAACCCGCGATAGCCGCCATGCCTTGCGCTCGCTGGAGCTGGGGGCCGGGCAGGGCAGGCAGGTGCAGCGCGCGCAGGCGTTGATGCGTCATCACCTGGGTACGCGGTTGACCGCAGAGCAGTTGGCGGCAGAGCTGGGCATCAGCCGGCGCCAGCTGGACCGGCAGTTTCACGCCAGCCATGGCATGAGCACCAAGGCCTGGTGGCTGGAGCTGCGCTTGCAACAGGCGCGCTGGCGTTTGCTCAACTCCAGCCACAGCCTGGCGCAGATTGCCGATGAAGTGGGCCTGGGCGATGCCAGTTACCTGGGCAAGTGCGTGCGGCGGCGGTTTGGTTGTACGGCCCTGGAACTGCGCTGTCACGTAGAGAACTGA
- a CDS encoding CAP domain-containing protein: MRVLSSVAALSLGLVVSTGALAATGEEAQLIDSINVYRSKAQPCGGEASLELPPLNSDTRLALSPEGTRDLQQAMTRAAYPMVNVQAISLSGPRDARAAMHAIEESFCQVVLDPQFVDIGVSQEGRDWRIVLARPLLSGRLGDWQAEGQKVLQEINAARKVPRQCGGQPFAAAPALSWSTVLAGVAANHTRAMANQNFFDHIDKDGRTPGDRAELAGYLYQQIGENIAAGRDTARKVVDGWLDSPGHCATLMNPDFRELGAAYAVDPKSDAGIYWTGLFGTPQ; this comes from the coding sequence ATGCGCGTCCTGTCATCTGTTGCCGCCTTGTCGCTGGGCCTGGTCGTCTCGACCGGGGCATTGGCTGCCACCGGCGAAGAGGCGCAACTGATCGATTCGATCAATGTCTACCGCAGCAAGGCCCAGCCCTGCGGTGGCGAAGCGTCGCTGGAGCTGCCGCCGCTCAACAGTGATACCCGCCTGGCGCTGTCGCCGGAAGGTACCCGCGACCTGCAGCAGGCCATGACTCGCGCCGCCTACCCGATGGTCAACGTGCAGGCCATCAGCCTGTCGGGGCCGCGTGATGCGCGTGCCGCCATGCATGCCATCGAAGAGAGCTTTTGCCAGGTGGTGCTTGACCCACAGTTCGTCGATATCGGCGTGAGCCAGGAAGGCCGCGACTGGCGCATCGTGCTGGCCCGGCCGCTGCTCAGTGGCCGCCTGGGCGACTGGCAGGCCGAGGGGCAGAAGGTGCTGCAGGAGATCAATGCCGCGCGCAAGGTGCCGCGCCAATGCGGTGGCCAGCCCTTCGCCGCCGCCCCCGCGCTGAGCTGGAGCACGGTGCTGGCCGGGGTTGCCGCCAACCACACCCGGGCCATGGCCAACCAGAACTTCTTCGACCATATCGACAAGGATGGCCGCACCCCCGGTGACCGGGCAGAACTGGCCGGTTACCTGTATCAGCAAATTGGCGAAAACATCGCCGCCGGGCGTGACACCGCGCGCAAGGTGGTCGATGGCTGGCTGGATAGCCCGGGGCATTGCGCGACGCTGATGAACCCGGACTTTCGTGAGCTGGGCGCTGCGTATGCAGTGGACCCGAAGAGTGACGCGGGGATTTACTGGACGGGGTTGTTCGGGACGCCGCAGTAA
- a CDS encoding cell wall hydrolase, whose protein sequence is MRFSWMVIGLASALLAGHLHAADPAKAVVAEDKAEVLEEKVVHDTPPPKKAETLTPGEAQAVDPAGQAPLDDSITCLARTLYWEAKGADAEDMAAVASVVLNRLGHDGFPDTICGVVKQGVESKACQFSWWCDGRPDQVEEAQRYAIAKEIARKALNQQLKDRTGGALYFHDRNVRPAWVNAYRRTAQTRHFLFYKPNQALAR, encoded by the coding sequence ATGCGCTTTTCGTGGATGGTGATCGGCCTGGCGTCGGCTTTGCTCGCAGGCCATTTGCACGCGGCCGACCCGGCCAAGGCTGTCGTCGCCGAGGACAAGGCCGAGGTGCTCGAGGAAAAGGTGGTGCATGACACACCGCCCCCGAAAAAGGCCGAGACGCTCACACCGGGCGAAGCACAGGCAGTAGACCCGGCCGGTCAGGCCCCCCTGGATGACAGCATTACCTGCCTGGCCCGCACCCTCTACTGGGAGGCCAAGGGTGCCGACGCTGAAGACATGGCCGCCGTGGCCAGCGTTGTGCTCAACCGCCTGGGCCATGATGGCTTCCCGGATACAATCTGCGGCGTGGTCAAGCAGGGTGTGGAAAGCAAGGCCTGCCAGTTCTCCTGGTGGTGCGACGGGCGCCCGGACCAGGTCGAAGAAGCGCAACGCTACGCCATCGCCAAGGAGATCGCGCGCAAGGCACTCAACCAGCAGTTGAAAGACCGCACCGGGGGTGCCTTGTACTTCCATGACCGCAATGTGCGCCCGGCCTGGGTCAACGCCTACCGCCGGACAGCGCAGACCAGGCATTTTCTGTTCTACAAACCGAACCAGGCGCTAGCACGCTGA
- a CDS encoding AEC family transporter codes for MLHLLLTTLLPIILLIALGTFLRLRGLLADNFWPGAERLSYYVLLPSLFLHGLATANLDGVPVLGMVGVLMLSTLAGAVLLVLYQGAMNHDGADFTSVFQGGIRFNNYIGATLAAGIYGSAGIALAAVANAAIVPLVNLLCVLVFARFSARHSSPATVLRAIFANPLIVGCASGLLLRASGLGLPAGIEPTVKALGQAALPLGLLCVGAALGSARLGQQVRPLVAASVFKFLVMPLTTWGLCRLLGLGGQAAVVAVLFQALPTASSSYVMARQMGGNAPLMATIIALQTVMAAATLPLVLILALG; via the coding sequence ATGCTCCACTTGTTGCTGACTACCCTGCTGCCGATCATCCTGCTGATTGCCCTGGGCACTTTCCTGCGCCTGCGCGGCTTGCTCGCCGACAACTTTTGGCCCGGCGCCGAGCGCCTGAGCTATTACGTACTGCTGCCGTCGCTATTCCTCCATGGTCTGGCCACCGCCAATCTCGATGGCGTGCCGGTGCTGGGCATGGTCGGGGTGCTGATGCTCTCGACCTTGGCCGGGGCCGTGCTGCTGGTGCTGTACCAGGGCGCAATGAACCACGACGGTGCCGACTTCACTTCGGTATTCCAGGGCGGCATCCGCTTCAACAACTATATCGGCGCTACCCTTGCAGCAGGCATCTACGGCAGCGCCGGCATCGCCCTGGCGGCGGTGGCCAACGCCGCCATCGTGCCACTGGTCAACCTGCTTTGCGTGCTGGTATTTGCCCGCTTCAGCGCCCGCCATAGCTCACCAGCCACGGTGCTGCGGGCCATCTTCGCCAACCCCTTGATCGTCGGTTGCGCCAGCGGGTTGCTGCTGCGCGCCAGCGGGCTGGGTTTGCCAGCAGGTATCGAGCCTACGGTCAAGGCCTTGGGCCAGGCCGCCCTGCCGCTCGGCCTGCTGTGCGTCGGCGCAGCCCTGGGCAGCGCCCGCCTGGGCCAACAGGTGCGCCCGCTGGTGGCGGCTTCGGTCTTCAAGTTTCTGGTCATGCCGCTGACCACATGGGGGCTATGCCGCCTGCTTGGCCTGGGTGGCCAGGCCGCGGTAGTGGCGGTGCTTTTCCAGGCGCTGCCGACTGCGTCGTCTTCCTATGTGATGGCCCGGCAAATGGGCGGTAACGCACCGCTGATGGCCACCATCATTGCCCTGCAGACCGTGATGGCCGCCGCCACCCTGCCTTTGGTGCTAATACTTGCGCTTGGCTAG
- a CDS encoding LysR family transcriptional regulator, with product MSLKALRTLVTIARHGTFARAADLLSLTPSAVSLHIKTLEDELQVTLFDRSRRQVTLTEAGQLAMARAESILAAYDELADALASGPSLRGRLRLGAIHTVLARRLPKALVWIKAHHPQLHISVASGMSAELARRVEDGELDAAITTEPVSPYPQSLDFTPLFEDRFWAIASHDLAGQSVPQLLASQPFLRFDKRAWAGRQIEQELRRQHLQVSEQMELDSQEALARMAVMGLGVAIIPMADDDLQRLPPATCLPFGEPQLTRRVVLLEHEKSQRRHLSAVLKTALEA from the coding sequence ATGTCCCTCAAAGCCCTGCGCACCTTGGTGACCATTGCCCGGCACGGCACCTTCGCCCGGGCCGCCGACCTGCTCAGCCTCACCCCTTCGGCGGTGAGCCTGCACATCAAGACCCTCGAAGACGAGCTGCAGGTCACCCTGTTCGACCGCAGCCGCCGGCAGGTGACGCTGACCGAAGCCGGCCAGCTGGCGATGGCCCGCGCAGAGAGCATTCTGGCGGCCTATGACGAATTGGCCGATGCCCTGGCCAGCGGGCCGAGCCTGCGCGGCCGCCTGCGCCTGGGGGCCATCCACACAGTGCTGGCGCGGCGCCTGCCCAAGGCGCTGGTGTGGATCAAGGCACACCACCCACAGTTGCACATCAGCGTGGCCTCCGGCATGTCGGCAGAGCTGGCACGGCGCGTGGAAGACGGCGAGCTCGATGCGGCGATCACCACCGAGCCGGTCAGCCCCTATCCGCAGAGCCTGGACTTCACGCCATTGTTTGAAGACCGCTTCTGGGCCATCGCCAGCCATGACCTCGCCGGACAAAGCGTGCCACAGCTGCTGGCCAGCCAGCCGTTCCTGCGCTTCGACAAGCGTGCCTGGGCCGGGCGACAGATCGAGCAGGAACTGCGCCGGCAGCATTTGCAGGTGAGCGAGCAGATGGAGCTGGACAGCCAGGAAGCGCTGGCGCGCATGGCGGTGATGGGCCTGGGTGTGGCGATCATCCCCATGGCCGATGACGACCTGCAACGCTTGCCACCAGCCACCTGCCTGCCATTTGGCGAACCGCAGCTGACTCGGCGGGTGGTGTTGCTGGAGCACGAGAAGAGCCAGCGGCGGCATTTGAGTGCGGTTTTGAAGACTGCGCTGGAGGCGTGA